A window of Photobacterium sp. GJ3 contains these coding sequences:
- a CDS encoding LysR family transcriptional regulator has protein sequence MIDIPNLRHLNAFVEVANTQSISKASERIFLSQPAITQAISKLEKSIKTNLFERRSDGMYLTDAGERYSFRVQRALEQINNGIKDAIRIGKGDKKTLANSRVIAVTTTQLRALLAVSEAQNYTEAGRRIGVSQSSLYRASRELEDGLNLVLFEKTSIGICISKAGQSLVRATKLAFSEIRQGLDEITNTSNTSAGNIVIGSMPLARTCILPETINEFTEQYPDYTIKIIDGPYQDLLYHLRNGDIDVLIGALRFPTPVCDIKQETLFASPNSILVRKDHPLASKGEVSLEELAKQSWIVPRQNTPARKMFDDIFIENNCAQPTQIIEVSSQALIRELLLGSDKLALLSKHQAYREIQEHTLTIIHFPLADKERPIGITLRKNWQATTSQEHFIHLLREKGLAFSGIQ, from the coding sequence ATGATTGATATCCCAAACCTAAGGCATTTAAATGCATTCGTTGAAGTCGCTAACACCCAAAGTATCAGTAAAGCGTCAGAACGCATATTTTTATCCCAGCCAGCCATTACCCAAGCGATCTCAAAACTAGAGAAGAGCATAAAAACAAACCTGTTTGAAAGACGCTCCGATGGTATGTATTTGACCGATGCCGGTGAGAGGTACTCTTTCCGAGTCCAGCGCGCCCTTGAGCAAATCAACAATGGGATCAAAGATGCGATCCGTATCGGCAAAGGGGATAAGAAAACCCTCGCCAACAGTCGCGTGATCGCCGTTACAACGACTCAGCTTCGTGCTTTGCTCGCGGTTTCCGAAGCGCAAAACTATACCGAAGCAGGTCGCCGTATTGGCGTTTCTCAATCATCACTGTATCGTGCATCACGAGAGCTAGAAGACGGTCTGAATTTGGTACTATTTGAAAAAACCAGTATTGGTATTTGTATTAGCAAAGCCGGGCAATCGCTAGTGAGGGCAACTAAACTGGCTTTCAGTGAAATAAGGCAAGGGCTGGATGAGATCACCAACACCAGCAATACCAGCGCCGGCAATATAGTGATTGGCAGCATGCCACTGGCACGTACTTGCATTTTGCCCGAAACGATTAATGAATTTACCGAACAATACCCCGACTACACAATCAAAATCATCGATGGTCCATACCAGGATCTGCTCTATCACCTAAGAAATGGCGATATCGATGTCTTGATTGGCGCACTTCGTTTCCCCACCCCTGTGTGTGATATCAAACAAGAGACATTATTTGCCTCGCCAAACAGTATACTGGTTCGAAAAGACCACCCTTTGGCAAGCAAAGGCGAAGTGTCACTGGAAGAGTTGGCCAAGCAAAGTTGGATTGTGCCACGGCAAAATACCCCGGCACGAAAAATGTTCGATGATATCTTCATCGAAAATAACTGCGCTCAGCCGACACAAATTATCGAGGTGAGCTCTCAGGCACTGATTCGTGAATTGCTATTGGGAAGTGACAAACTCGCCCTGCTTTCTAAGCACCAAGCCTATCGGGAAATTCAAGAACATACTCTGACCATTATTCATTTTCCGCTTGCCGACAAAGAGCGGCCTATCGGCATCACCTTAAGAAAAAACTGGCAAGCGACCACGTCGCAAGAGCACTTTATTCACCTGCTAAGGGAAAAGGGATTGGCATTTTCAGGTATTCAATAA
- a CDS encoding NAD(P)-dependent oxidoreductase, whose protein sequence is MAKVSRLAFIGFGEAAKAFLTGWADAAPPVITAYDQKTNHLSLRKDKLHDYIQQNVEGCFNLHEAIDSAKVIFSLVTADQAYEAASAAAKHIKAGQFYFDCNSCSPDTKRKNAKLINAAGGLYVDVAVMSPVYPKLHRSPLLICGSHAEQAKPLFDSLGMNTQLIEGEIGVASSIKMIRSVMVKGLEALTAECLLAARKAQVDSRILASLDTSYPEFNWYEKAGYNLERMMLHGVRRAAEMREVALTVEQLGLNNGMAKATTDWQQQIGDMALNAESEDFAELADALLNALEAQQTITAAPITDKNIY, encoded by the coding sequence ATGGCAAAAGTATCTAGGCTTGCCTTCATCGGCTTTGGTGAAGCCGCGAAAGCATTTCTTACCGGCTGGGCCGATGCCGCTCCGCCAGTCATCACAGCTTACGACCAAAAGACTAATCACCTGAGTCTTCGCAAAGATAAATTACATGATTACATCCAGCAGAACGTAGAAGGTTGCTTCAATCTTCACGAGGCTATCGACAGCGCCAAGGTGATTTTCTCGCTAGTCACTGCAGATCAAGCCTACGAGGCAGCATCCGCCGCGGCAAAGCACATCAAGGCTGGCCAGTTTTATTTCGATTGTAACTCGTGCTCTCCGGATACAAAGCGCAAGAATGCAAAGCTCATCAATGCTGCTGGCGGTCTTTATGTCGATGTAGCTGTTATGTCACCGGTTTACCCTAAGCTTCACCGCTCCCCATTGTTGATTTGTGGCTCACATGCCGAGCAAGCAAAACCATTATTTGACTCTCTTGGCATGAACACCCAGCTCATCGAGGGCGAAATTGGTGTGGCTTCATCAATCAAAATGATCCGTAGCGTCATGGTAAAAGGGCTTGAGGCACTCACGGCTGAATGCTTGCTAGCCGCCAGAAAAGCACAGGTTGATTCCCGCATTTTAGCCTCGCTCGATACTAGCTATCCAGAGTTCAATTGGTATGAAAAAGCTGGTTACAACCTAGAGCGCATGATGCTTCATGGTGTGCGCCGTGCAGCAGAGATGCGCGAAGTGGCTTTAACCGTTGAGCAATTGGGGTTGAACAACGGGATGGCCAAAGCCACAACAGACTGGCAGCAACAGATTGGGGATATGGCGCTAAATGCTGAAAGCGAAGACTTCGCAGAACTGGCCGACGCCCTGCTCAACGCGTTGGAAGCACAGCAGACTATCACAGCAGCCCCAATTACTGATAAGAATATTTATTAA
- a CDS encoding aldo/keto reductase: MSESESQKKHRRRIGRFLTPTVAFGCMNVSHAYGNPPSEKQAIELLNQALDHGYSMLDSAALYGFGANESLIAKAVGHRRDEYLLASKCGMFKGPDGKKAIDGRPETIRKTCEDSLRRLDTDVIDLYYLHRWDKSIPIEDSIGQLSRLVEEGKILEVGLSEVSAATLDKAHRIHPIAAVQSEYSLWTRNPEIALLDKCEEVGAAMVAFSPLGRGILTGKLREIDNFAANDIRRAMPRFSQENFGQNLALIDQLFNVAKSASATGEPLSLAQMAIAWVIAQRDNIIALPGTTSYDHMIENISGREIQLDSSTLHALNRIINQHTVTGSRYNATTQQEIDTEEF, encoded by the coding sequence ATGAGCGAAAGTGAGAGCCAGAAAAAACATAGGCGCCGGATTGGTCGATTTTTAACGCCGACCGTTGCATTTGGGTGTATGAATGTCTCCCACGCCTATGGCAATCCTCCATCAGAAAAACAGGCGATTGAGCTATTGAACCAAGCTCTGGATCACGGTTATAGCATGTTGGATTCTGCCGCTTTGTATGGCTTTGGGGCGAATGAGTCTCTAATTGCCAAGGCTGTGGGTCACCGCCGTGACGAATATCTGCTAGCCAGTAAGTGCGGTATGTTCAAAGGACCTGATGGTAAAAAGGCGATTGACGGACGCCCGGAAACGATCCGAAAGACCTGTGAAGATAGTCTTCGTCGCCTTGATACCGACGTGATTGATCTTTATTACCTACACCGCTGGGACAAGTCAATCCCCATCGAAGATAGTATTGGCCAACTTTCACGCTTAGTCGAAGAAGGGAAAATTCTAGAAGTCGGCTTGTCAGAAGTCTCCGCAGCAACACTTGATAAAGCCCACCGTATACACCCAATTGCAGCCGTCCAATCAGAATACTCGCTTTGGACCCGAAACCCTGAAATCGCCTTGCTTGATAAGTGTGAAGAAGTCGGCGCTGCAATGGTGGCGTTCAGCCCGCTTGGCAGAGGCATATTGACCGGTAAATTGCGTGAAATCGATAACTTCGCCGCCAATGATATCCGCCGTGCGATGCCGCGCTTTAGCCAAGAAAATTTCGGTCAGAACCTCGCCCTTATCGACCAGCTCTTCAACGTTGCCAAGTCGGCATCAGCAACCGGTGAACCACTGTCGCTTGCCCAAATGGCCATAGCATGGGTCATTGCCCAAAGAGACAACATCATCGCGTTACCTGGCACCACGAGCTATGACCACATGATAGAAAACATCTCTGGACGAGAAATACAGCTAGATAGCAGCACCCTTCATGCACTCAATCGCATCATTAACCAACATACCGTTACCGGATCAAGATACAACGCAACAACGCAACAAGAAATCGATACAGAAGAGTTTTAA